In Spiroplasma chinense, a single window of DNA contains:
- the rpsB gene encoding 30S ribosomal protein S2: MAKDLTREQLWDAGAQFGHQTKRWNPKMKPYIYGAKNKNHIIDLQQTIWRLEDVKKFVTFIGQKKEKIIFVGTKKSAKYAVKEAAQRSGNFFVNSRWLGGTLTNMKTISLRIKTLWDIENEEKTGKINLRPKKEQILIKKEKAKLEKTLGGIKQMHKLPAAMFVVDPKTDEIAVKEARKLRIPVIAICDTNVDPDMVDYVIPANDDIQESVNIITNYIAEVYADAAGIKMQPTNLRFVAQKKEDRPNNNYNNRNRDNASNNSEHAAPKKAAEPVAEAK; this comes from the coding sequence ATGGCAAAAGATCTAACAAGAGAACAGCTATGAGATGCTGGAGCTCAATTTGGACACCAAACTAAACGTTGAAATCCAAAAATGAAACCATATATTTATGGAGCAAAAAACAAAAATCACATCATTGATTTACAACAAACAATTTGAAGATTAGAAGATGTAAAAAAATTTGTTACATTTATCGGACAAAAAAAAGAAAAAATAATTTTTGTTGGAACTAAAAAATCAGCAAAATACGCAGTTAAAGAAGCAGCACAAAGAAGTGGAAACTTCTTTGTAAACTCAAGATGATTGGGTGGAACTTTAACAAACATGAAAACTATTTCATTAAGAATTAAAACTTTATGAGATATTGAAAATGAAGAAAAAACAGGAAAAATTAACCTAAGACCTAAAAAAGAACAAATCTTAATTAAAAAAGAAAAAGCTAAATTAGAAAAAACTTTAGGTGGAATTAAACAAATGCATAAACTACCAGCAGCAATGTTCGTAGTAGATCCAAAAACTGACGAAATCGCAGTTAAAGAAGCTAGAAAATTAAGAATTCCAGTTATTGCAATTTGTGATACAAACGTAGACCCAGATATGGTAGATTACGTAATTCCTGCAAACGATGATATTCAAGAATCAGTAAACATAATTACTAACTACATTGCAGAAGTTTATGCTGATGCAGCAGGAATCAAAATGCAACCAACAAACTTAAGATTTGTTGCACAAAAAAAAGAAGACAGACCAAACAATAACTACAACAACAGAAACAGAGATAACGCTTCAAACAACTCAGAACATGCAGCTCCAAAAAAAGCAGCAGAACCTGTAGCAGAAGCTAAATAA
- the tsf gene encoding translation elongation factor Ts produces the protein MAVTAQLIKELREMTSAGMMDCKKALEATDGNIEEAVVWLRENGLSKAAKKADRVAAEGVSFAKSNGKRGIVFEVNSETDFVSKNEKFMNLIQQIGDALLNSTVSTLEEALEVKLASGETVKEACITATATIGEKIELRRIAAVEGDTIAVYNHANSRISVLLQFEGEIAQEDAYNVCMHVAAMAPKYLSKDDVPQEFKDAEMHIIKETTDLTGKPENIAEGILKGKLSKKLAEVTLLEQGFVMDEKQSVGKFVESKKSVLKQMFRFEVGEGIEKVETDFAAEVAAQLKG, from the coding sequence ATGGCAGTTACAGCACAATTAATTAAAGAATTAAGAGAAATGACATCAGCTGGTATGATGGATTGTAAAAAAGCTCTTGAAGCAACTGATGGAAACATTGAAGAAGCAGTTGTTTGATTAAGAGAAAATGGTCTATCAAAAGCAGCTAAAAAAGCCGATAGAGTTGCAGCAGAAGGTGTTTCTTTTGCAAAATCTAACGGAAAAAGAGGGATTGTATTTGAAGTTAACTCTGAAACAGACTTTGTTTCAAAAAACGAAAAATTCATGAACTTAATCCAACAAATTGGAGATGCATTATTAAACTCAACAGTTTCAACTTTAGAAGAAGCATTAGAAGTTAAATTAGCATCAGGAGAAACTGTTAAAGAAGCTTGTATTACAGCAACAGCAACAATTGGAGAAAAAATTGAATTAAGAAGAATTGCTGCAGTTGAGGGTGATACAATTGCAGTATACAACCATGCAAATAGCAGAATCTCAGTTTTACTTCAATTTGAAGGTGAAATTGCACAAGAAGATGCTTACAATGTTTGTATGCATGTTGCTGCAATGGCACCAAAATACCTTTCAAAAGATGATGTACCACAAGAATTTAAAGATGCTGAAATGCACATCATTAAAGAAACAACAGATCTTACAGGGAAACCTGAAAACATTGCTGAAGGAATTTTAAAAGGTAAATTAAGCAAAAAACTTGCTGAAGTTACTTTATTAGAACAAGGATTTGTTATGGATGAAAAACAATCAGTTGGTAAATTCGTTGAATCTAAAAAATCAGTATTAAAACAAATGTTTAGATTTGAAGTTGGAGAAGGTATTGAAAAAGTTGAAACAGACTTTGCTGCTGAAGTTGCAGCGCAATTGAAAGGATAA
- a CDS encoding energy-coupled thiamine transporter ThiT: MKNEQKKIFNISIISYIAVQTILILVGLIFLVIHLASRKTWDENGALVSMSAGNIAMIYILFILGFLIIAVLQAGYVIMMMLEKEGQLKKLIFSILLLNVVGIVYSSFEIKEWNSNIGYLKPKKWTIYEMCYVGLLLSLYLLVNFISGYIPPMPFWITISFKYIFLYVGAYLLNFWACLTLCVLAASLTAVMPGTAVLSPVQYLFDYWFVTVSFALASLFKPADNIKNKYVEAANYITFITIPMICVYVSRVLSGVLFWLNPKVYTSVYYDFEWNGAWTYSMIFNAFNTIFDYATLLILVPPTCKVMKIVKDRQTSWNKVR; the protein is encoded by the coding sequence ATGAAAAATGAACAAAAAAAGATTTTTAATATCTCAATAATTTCTTACATTGCTGTTCAAACTATATTGATTCTTGTTGGATTAATATTTTTGGTGATACATCTTGCGTCTAGAAAGACCTGAGATGAAAATGGTGCTCTAGTTAGTATGAGTGCTGGAAACATAGCGATGATTTATATTCTATTTATTTTAGGATTTTTAATCATTGCTGTATTGCAAGCAGGTTATGTAATTATGATGATGCTTGAAAAAGAAGGACAATTAAAAAAACTTATCTTTTCAATCTTGCTACTAAATGTAGTAGGAATAGTGTACAGTTCTTTTGAAATAAAAGAATGAAATAGCAATATTGGTTATTTAAAACCAAAAAAATGAACTATCTATGAAATGTGTTATGTTGGATTACTATTGAGTTTATACTTACTAGTAAACTTCATTTCGGGATATATTCCCCCAATGCCATTTTGAATAACAATTTCATTTAAATATATATTCTTGTATGTTGGTGCATACTTGTTAAACTTTTGAGCTTGTCTGACACTTTGTGTTTTAGCAGCTAGTTTAACAGCTGTTATGCCAGGAACTGCTGTTCTATCACCGGTTCAATACTTATTCGACTATTGATTTGTTACAGTAAGTTTTGCTCTTGCAAGTTTGTTTAAACCTGCAGATAATATAAAAAATAAATACGTGGAAGCTGCAAACTATATTACCTTTATAACAATTCCTATGATTTGTGTATATGTATCAAGAGTTTTGTCAGGAGTATTATTTTGATTAAATCCTAAAGTTTATACATCTGTATATTATGATTTTGAATGAAATGGAGCTTGAACTTATTCAATGATATTCAACGCTTTCAATACAATTTTTGACTATGCAACATTGCTAATATTGGTACCACCAACATGCAAGGTTATGAAAATAGTAAAAGATAGACAAACTAGTTGAAATAAGGTTCGTTAA
- the pyrH gene encoding UMP kinase produces the protein MALQFKRVLLKISGEALKGNEDIYDKDKLGDVARQVIKLAEEGLQVGIVIGGGNIWRGKLAGTLELHRIEADYMGMLATIMNALAFEATLKKMGFSKVKVYSSLEIKTVTTAYNYRDAREKLDEGYVVIFAGGTGYSYFTTDTGACIRGIEIQADALLMAKNGTKGVYDSDPNANPNAKFLDSLTHSDLVVQNLQVMDSTAATLSRDGNLEIVVFDMNGKDNIIKIAHGDLEATYIK, from the coding sequence ATGGCACTACAATTTAAAAGAGTATTATTAAAAATTTCAGGTGAAGCACTAAAAGGTAACGAAGATATTTATGATAAAGATAAATTAGGAGATGTTGCTAGACAAGTTATAAAACTTGCAGAAGAAGGTCTACAAGTTGGTATTGTAATTGGTGGAGGAAACATTTGAAGAGGAAAATTGGCAGGAACATTAGAACTGCACAGAATTGAAGCAGACTACATGGGAATGTTGGCAACCATTATGAACGCTTTAGCTTTTGAAGCAACATTGAAAAAAATGGGGTTTAGTAAAGTTAAAGTTTACTCATCATTAGAAATCAAAACAGTAACAACAGCATATAACTATAGAGATGCACGTGAAAAATTAGACGAAGGTTATGTTGTAATTTTTGCTGGAGGAACAGGATACAGCTACTTTACAACAGATACTGGAGCATGCATTAGAGGAATTGAAATTCAAGCTGATGCATTATTAATGGCAAAAAATGGAACAAAAGGTGTTTATGATTCAGATCCAAACGCTAATCCAAATGCAAAATTCTTAGATTCGTTAACTCATAGTGATTTGGTTGTACAGAATCTACAAGTAATGGATTCAACAGCAGCTACACTATCAAGAGATGGTAATTTAGAAATAGTTGTCTTTGATATGAATGGAAAAGACAATATTATTAAAATTGCCCACGGTGATTTAGAAGCAACATACATTAAATAA
- the frr gene encoding ribosome recycling factor → MIKDILENVELEMASTIESFNDYLLKVRTGRANANMLKGVMVDFYGTLTPIEQTSQISSPEPQQLVVKPYDRSQIGSIISGINKADLGLNPMSEADLVRINIPSLTEETRKDLVKKVFKELEQFKVRIRNLRRDANDQIKKADVTEDDKKFGESEVQKLTDKFVAQLDSVAKAKEKDLMSI, encoded by the coding sequence ATGATTAAAGATATTTTAGAAAATGTTGAGTTAGAAATGGCTTCAACTATCGAATCATTTAATGATTATCTATTAAAAGTAAGAACTGGAAGAGCGAATGCTAATATGTTAAAAGGAGTAATGGTAGATTTCTACGGAACATTAACTCCAATTGAGCAAACTTCTCAAATCTCTTCTCCAGAACCACAACAATTAGTGGTTAAACCATACGACAGAAGTCAAATTGGTTCAATTATTTCTGGAATTAATAAAGCTGATTTAGGTTTAAACCCAATGAGTGAAGCTGATTTAGTTAGAATCAACATTCCTTCATTAACAGAAGAAACTAGAAAAGATTTAGTTAAAAAAGTTTTTAAAGAATTAGAACAATTTAAAGTTAGAATTAGAAACTTAAGAAGAGATGCAAATGATCAAATTAAAAAAGCAGATGTTACTGAAGATGATAAAAAATTTGGTGAATCTGAAGTTCAAAAATTAACAGATAAATTTGTCGCTCAATTAGATTCAGTTGCAAAAGCAAAAGAAAAAGATTTAATGTCTATTTAA
- a CDS encoding MFS cation transporter: MNNWDLTILMPIILVLGLAVFCFLIFNEKLKKDVIFFILEVAIFWIAAGFITFQFSSSKLLAISSISKAGYIILLLFSSSLFTIFLKPIATFFTGVIRMRKVWLWISYGCLIIISLILFIVPAINATTFIVGSIFLSVLLATSTIHYLFLNEQYFYRINTLPVTWILFTVIGFSTLLSFYFSNLQEVVIKSNFKYIDLSCLFMGIIVLAMSFIKKENKSTAGVFDPTVISQLPKKNNYYLLLIYCLTFFIALTYYLSSSLTTKYFIQIRLIEKQYAQETIRLMSRLFDLSFLAPSILVSYFIFKYLLKYFGQKYFFVINNFLLFGCYTALAFITNPFAFLCVNILIGVFYNQLIYTLFSVCMFWNYRAPKNPVTGFFGSALFGAKYLVESLEGIMLKNKVGSFKEIEVVDNLVLPNTNLSTISSDFADVITILFSICAVILLLCALIFYYTSNKIFVDFVNYRLATQNLKNILKRRVIEKTKTQIDVENLELSE, from the coding sequence ATGAATAATTGAGATCTAACAATATTAATGCCTATAATTTTAGTATTGGGTTTAGCAGTCTTTTGTTTCTTGATTTTTAATGAGAAATTAAAAAAAGATGTAATATTTTTTATATTAGAAGTGGCTATTTTTTGAATAGCTGCAGGATTTATAACATTTCAGTTTAGTTCTTCTAAATTGTTAGCTATTTCAAGTATTTCAAAAGCTGGTTATATCATTTTGTTATTATTTTCTTCTTCATTATTTACAATCTTTTTAAAACCAATAGCTACTTTCTTTACTGGTGTAATTAGAATGAGAAAGGTTTGACTTTGAATTTCATATGGTTGTTTAATTATAATATCTTTAATTCTATTTATTGTTCCCGCTATTAATGCAACAACATTTATAGTTGGTTCTATTTTCTTATCTGTATTGTTGGCAACATCAACAATACATTATCTATTTTTAAATGAACAATATTTTTACAGAATTAATACTTTACCAGTTACATGAATTTTATTTACTGTAATTGGATTTTCAACTTTACTTTCATTTTACTTTTCAAATTTACAAGAAGTTGTAATAAAATCTAACTTCAAATACATTGATTTAAGTTGCTTATTTATGGGAATCATAGTTTTGGCTATGAGTTTTATAAAAAAAGAAAACAAATCAACTGCGGGAGTATTTGACCCAACTGTAATAAGTCAATTACCTAAGAAAAACAATTATTATCTATTATTAATATACTGTTTAACATTTTTTATTGCTTTAACTTACTATTTGAGTAGTTCTCTTACAACTAAATACTTTATTCAAATACGATTAATTGAAAAACAATATGCTCAAGAAACTATAAGATTAATGTCAAGATTATTTGACCTATCATTTTTAGCGCCTTCAATTCTAGTTTCTTACTTTATTTTTAAATATTTATTAAAATATTTTGGTCAAAAATATTTCTTTGTTATAAATAATTTCCTATTATTTGGATGTTACACAGCTTTGGCTTTTATTACAAATCCATTTGCTTTCTTATGTGTAAATATCTTAATTGGAGTGTTTTATAACCAATTGATCTATACTTTATTTTCTGTATGTATGTTTTGAAACTATAGAGCTCCAAAGAACCCAGTTACTGGTTTCTTTGGGAGTGCATTATTTGGAGCAAAATATTTAGTTGAATCATTAGAAGGTATTATGCTAAAAAATAAAGTTGGTAGTTTTAAAGAAATTGAAGTGGTAGATAATTTAGTTTTACCAAATACAAATCTATCAACTATTTCATCTGATTTTGCAGACGTAATTACGATATTATTTTCAATTTGTGCTGTCATTTTACTGCTTTGTGCTTTAATATTTTATTATACAAGTAATAAAATATTTGTTGACTTTGTCAATTATAGATTGGCAACACAAAATCTAAAAAATATATTAAAAAGAAGAGTTATAGAAAAAACAAAAACTCAGATTGATGTTGAAAATCTAGAGTTAAGTGAATAG
- the ispG gene encoding flavodoxin-dependent (E)-4-hydroxy-3-methylbut-2-enyl-diphosphate synthase — MINRKDTRPVMVGNIQIGGNNQVVIQSMTNSKTHNIQETLKQIDNLAAEGCQLVRVAVLDEKDANALSELVSKSSLPVIADIHYNFKFALKAADAGCAKIRINPGNIGIEENTIAVVEKCREKNIPIRIGVNSGSLPKKLVAKYGWTAKCMVEALREHIEILEKYNFKDIIYSLKATDPIMAIEAYTMASEIWDYPAHIGITEAGSLLNGTIKSSFGIGYLLYQGIGSTIRISLSEDPVVEIKVAKRLLNSMGLFENMVEVIACPTCGRLEFSLKEVVTEIEEFVENLHFPLKLAVLGCVVNGPGEAAQADIGIAGGNKGGIIFKKGKIFKSLPQEELVPELKKLVMEYYENWKNKKSAE; from the coding sequence TTGATAAACAGAAAAGATACAAGACCAGTAATGGTTGGAAATATTCAAATTGGTGGAAATAATCAAGTTGTTATTCAATCAATGACTAACTCCAAAACTCATAATATACAAGAAACTTTAAAACAAATAGATAATTTAGCAGCTGAAGGTTGCCAATTGGTAAGAGTAGCTGTTTTAGATGAAAAAGATGCTAATGCTTTAAGTGAACTTGTTTCAAAAAGTTCACTTCCAGTAATTGCAGATATACATTACAACTTTAAATTTGCTCTAAAAGCAGCTGATGCAGGTTGTGCAAAAATAAGAATCAATCCGGGTAATATTGGAATTGAAGAAAACACAATTGCTGTTGTTGAAAAATGTAGAGAAAAAAACATTCCTATTAGAATTGGGGTTAATTCTGGTAGTTTACCTAAAAAATTAGTTGCAAAATATGGATGAACTGCAAAATGTATGGTTGAAGCTTTAAGAGAACATATTGAAATTCTTGAAAAATACAACTTTAAAGATATTATCTATTCTTTAAAAGCAACAGACCCTATTATGGCAATAGAGGCATATACAATGGCAAGTGAAATATGAGATTATCCTGCACATATTGGAATTACAGAGGCGGGAAGCTTGTTAAATGGTACAATCAAGTCTAGTTTTGGTATAGGTTATTTACTATACCAAGGGATAGGAAGTACTATAAGAATTAGTTTAAGTGAAGATCCAGTAGTTGAAATAAAGGTAGCAAAAAGATTGCTTAATTCTATGGGTTTATTTGAAAACATGGTAGAAGTTATAGCTTGTCCTACATGTGGAAGATTAGAATTTTCTTTAAAAGAAGTAGTTACTGAAATTGAAGAATTTGTTGAAAATCTCCATTTTCCTCTAAAACTTGCAGTATTGGGTTGTGTTGTAAACGGGCCTGGAGAAGCTGCTCAAGCAGATATTGGTATTGCTGGTGGAAATAAAGGTGGAATTATATTTAAAAAAGGTAAGATTTTCAAAAGTTTACCTCAAGAAGAATTGGTTCCTGAACTTAAAAAACTAGTTATGGAATATTATGAAAACTGAAAAAATAAAAAATCAGCAGAATAA
- a CDS encoding segregation and condensation protein A: MERWNQVELSNFSGPMDLLLHMIKDKEINIMDVNLLDLSNQYLEYIKKVLELDIEIASEYLVMAAYLVEIKTKLLIPKEVVEVDSNYEEEQREELLAKLLEYHKIKEVTDFFKDKQTEGLKAFSKPKTLIKITKIDDDKLPLAPNNVDMDKFAQIFLRAIEKSKSKVMETNTLTTTEVSPEEIAQEIKDYLIKNNISSIKLEDLIEEKEFSLRMLVATFLAVLDLASKNIISIYQNADDVIINLIREEK; the protein is encoded by the coding sequence ATGGAGAGATGAAATCAAGTTGAATTGAGTAATTTTTCAGGACCAATGGATTTATTGCTCCATATGATTAAAGATAAAGAAATTAACATCATGGATGTTAATTTACTGGACTTATCAAACCAATACCTAGAATATATTAAAAAAGTTCTTGAATTAGATATTGAAATAGCAAGTGAATACTTGGTAATGGCAGCTTATTTAGTTGAAATCAAAACAAAATTACTTATTCCAAAAGAAGTTGTTGAAGTCGACTCAAATTATGAAGAAGAACAAAGAGAAGAGTTGTTAGCAAAACTTCTAGAATATCACAAAATTAAAGAAGTTACAGACTTCTTTAAAGATAAACAAACAGAAGGATTAAAAGCTTTTAGTAAACCAAAAACTTTAATCAAAATTACAAAAATCGATGATGACAAACTTCCTTTAGCTCCAAATAACGTGGATATGGATAAGTTCGCACAGATATTTTTAAGAGCAATTGAAAAAAGTAAGTCAAAAGTTATGGAAACAAATACTTTGACTACAACAGAGGTTTCACCAGAAGAAATTGCACAAGAAATTAAAGATTACTTGATTAAAAACAATATTTCTTCAATTAAGTTGGAAGACTTAATTGAAGAAAAAGAATTCTCACTAAGAATGTTGGTGGCAACATTCTTGGCGGTTTTAGATCTAGCGTCAAAAAATATAATTTCAATTTATCAAAACGCTGATGATGTTATTATTAATTTAATTAGAGAGGAAAAATAA
- the scpB gene encoding SMC-Scp complex subunit ScpB: protein MDFNKKMAIVEGLLFVNGDEGTSMDDLKFILETDDETLIEQIINSLIEKFQNDEQSGLDIQRFAKTKFRMITKVENAEHYKKLTNVKTEAKLSTASIETLSIVAYRGPITRQGVEQIRGVNCESIFYKLKLRNLITEAGKSEELGKPTLYKVTEDFLKYFNLNSLDDLPKLKESISEESDIFKRD from the coding sequence ATGGATTTTAATAAGAAAATGGCTATAGTTGAAGGACTTTTGTTTGTTAATGGTGATGAAGGTACTTCAATGGATGATTTAAAATTCATCTTAGAAACAGATGATGAAACTTTAATTGAGCAAATCATCAACTCTTTAATTGAAAAATTTCAAAATGATGAGCAATCAGGTTTGGATATTCAACGATTTGCAAAAACAAAGTTTAGAATGATAACAAAAGTTGAAAATGCTGAACATTATAAAAAACTTACAAATGTTAAAACTGAAGCAAAACTTTCAACAGCAAGTATTGAAACACTTTCAATTGTTGCTTATAGAGGACCTATAACAAGACAAGGTGTTGAGCAAATTAGAGGAGTAAACTGTGAATCTATTTTTTATAAATTAAAATTAAGAAATTTAATTACAGAAGCTGGTAAATCTGAAGAGTTGGGAAAACCAACATTATACAAGGTAACTGAAGACTTTTTAAAATACTTTAATTTAAATAGTTTAGATGATTTACCAAAATTAAAAGAAAGCATATCTGAAGAATCAGATATATTTAAAAGGGACTAA
- a CDS encoding pseudouridine synthase, with translation MERLQKIIANRGYCSRRQAEVLIAKGVVKVNGQVVRELGQSFDSDVEITIHNKPLNKVNDKVYFIFNKPRLVLTTMSDPKDRPTVADYFKGEKQRVYPVGRLDYDVSGALLMTNDGDFANFIMHPRYEFRKTYQALCKGKVTKQQIKNLMSGVVIDDDYKTKAIYANAIKYDPVYDESIMELTIAEGRKHHVKKMLIAADIYLKKLKRTQIEFLEIKDLEVGKYRELKPHEVKQFYGIYNSIKK, from the coding sequence ATGGAACGTTTACAAAAAATTATTGCAAATAGAGGTTATTGTTCAAGAAGACAAGCAGAGGTTTTGATTGCAAAAGGTGTAGTTAAAGTTAATGGTCAAGTTGTAAGAGAATTAGGACAAAGTTTTGATAGTGATGTTGAAATCACAATTCATAATAAACCATTAAATAAAGTTAACGATAAAGTTTACTTTATTTTTAACAAACCAAGATTGGTTTTGACAACAATGTCAGATCCAAAAGATAGACCAACAGTTGCAGATTACTTTAAAGGCGAAAAGCAAAGAGTTTATCCTGTTGGAAGACTTGATTATGATGTAAGTGGAGCATTATTAATGACAAATGATGGTGACTTTGCAAACTTTATTATGCACCCAAGATATGAGTTTAGAAAAACATATCAAGCTTTGTGTAAAGGAAAAGTTACAAAACAACAAATTAAAAATTTAATGAGTGGTGTTGTAATTGATGACGATTACAAAACAAAAGCTATTTATGCAAATGCAATTAAATATGACCCAGTTTATGATGAGTCAATTATGGAACTTACAATTGCTGAAGGTAGAAAACATCACGTTAAAAAAATGTTAATTGCAGCAGATATTTATTTAAAAAAATTAAAAAGAACTCAAATTGAGTTCTTAGAAATTAAAGACTTAGAGGTTGGAAAATACAGAGAATTAAAACCTCATGAAGTTAAACAATTCTATGGAATTTACAATTCTATAAAAAAATAA
- a CDS encoding deoxynucleoside kinase translates to MRIALFGTVGAGKSTVSNEISKRLGHEIFPEPIDNNPYFDDYYKDMKANVFKMQIYMLTARSQQLIEAKKLDDVIFDRTILEDPIFVQVNHDLGTMNDVDFKTYNDFYESVIIHNLGNRAEFDLVIYLKVSTDKAIERIKDRGRSQELDTPREYWEILNKRYDDFFEKRKSMFNFLVVDAETDNLEEKMDLIMNKLYEMDPSLKK, encoded by the coding sequence ATGAGAATTGCTTTATTTGGGACAGTGGGAGCAGGAAAATCAACAGTATCAAACGAGATTTCAAAAAGATTGGGACATGAAATATTCCCAGAACCAATTGATAATAATCCTTATTTTGATGATTATTATAAAGATATGAAAGCAAATGTTTTCAAAATGCAAATTTATATGCTTACAGCTAGAAGTCAACAGTTAATTGAAGCTAAAAAATTAGATGACGTAATTTTTGACAGAACTATTTTAGAAGATCCAATTTTTGTTCAAGTAAACCACGATCTTGGTACTATGAATGATGTTGACTTTAAAACTTACAACGATTTCTATGAAAGTGTAATTATACACAACCTTGGAAATAGAGCTGAATTTGACTTAGTAATTTACTTAAAAGTTTCAACAGATAAAGCCATTGAAAGAATTAAAGATAGAGGAAGAAGTCAAGAATTAGATACTCCAAGAGAGTATTGAGAAATATTAAACAAAAGATATGATGATTTCTTCGAAAAAAGAAAATCTATGTTTAATTTTTTAGTTGTAGATGCAGAAACAGATAACTTAGAAGAAAAAATGGATTTAATCATGAATAAACTTTATGAAATGGATCCAAGCTTGAAAAAATAA
- a CDS encoding ABC transporter ATP-binding protein, which translates to MDIVEKLGNNINKDSEELEKENQRMRNIITTNSFINEFILFLGQVLLIILFSLFYLKGIITSIGLITTLYTIGSTYVFFGNNSLKSLLKVVSFTKIFKKEFIVKDSDLNNKKINKVVEFETICYEDLTFNHPNNSEKVIENFSLKINKGEKILISGKSGVGKTTLLKLLFNPYSRKSGKLKVNETYVEDFDLRSVATYVDQQIVLNKTSIMENINVNKKRVDLDKINYYLEALDLKKKVDSLPNGLDSLLEDNISNISGGEKQRLSIARALLSEKTFFFLDEITSALDKKTAKKCLDLFLKDKNKTVLMIVHDLDDSYIRMFDKVINL; encoded by the coding sequence TTGGATATTGTTGAAAAATTAGGTAATAATATTAATAAAGATTCAGAAGAACTAGAAAAAGAAAATCAAAGGATGAGAAATATTATTACTACAAATTCCTTTATAAATGAATTTATCCTATTTTTAGGGCAAGTACTTTTAATTATTTTATTTAGTTTATTTTATTTAAAAGGAATAATTACTAGTATTGGTTTGATTACAACTTTATATACAATCGGGAGTACATATGTTTTCTTTGGAAATAATAGTTTGAAGTCTCTTTTAAAAGTTGTCTCTTTTACAAAAATCTTTAAAAAAGAATTCATTGTAAAAGACAGTGATTTAAATAATAAAAAAATCAATAAAGTAGTGGAATTTGAAACTATTTGCTATGAAGATCTAACTTTTAATCACCCAAATAATAGTGAAAAAGTAATTGAAAATTTTAGTTTGAAAATAAATAAAGGTGAAAAAATTTTAATATCAGGTAAATCAGGAGTAGGAAAAACAACATTACTAAAACTACTTTTTAATCCATATTCAAGGAAAAGTGGAAAGTTAAAAGTGAATGAAACTTATGTTGAAGATTTTGATTTAAGAAGTGTTGCAACCTATGTTGACCAACAGATTGTTTTAAACAAAACTTCTATAATGGAAAATATAAATGTAAATAAAAAAAGAGTTGATTTAGATAAAATTAATTATTATTTAGAAGCTTTAGATTTAAAAAAGAAAGTTGATTCTTTACCTAATGGTTTAGATTCTTTATTAGAAGATAATATATCAAACATTTCTGGGGGTGAAAAACAAAGATTATCAATTGCCAGAGCTTTACTTTCTGAAAAAACTTTCTTTTTTTTAGATGAAATTACTTCTGCATTAGATAAAAAAACAGCGAAAAAGTGTTTAGATCTCTTTCTAAAGGATAAAAATAAAACTGTTTTGATGATAGTTCATGACTTAGATGACAGTTATATAAGAATGTTTGATAAAGTTATAAATTTATAA